The genomic stretch ATAGTAGCTTCGATATATGAACAACCTTTGGCAAGCCTGGTGAACCTCCATGGAAGAGACGCAAGAGATGGATACCGCGCGGAAGCGCTACGAATTTAAAAAGATGCTCGAGAAGCTTGCGGAGAAGGAGGGGAGCGGCACCGAGCTGATAACACTCTATATACCTCCGGACAAGCAGATATACGACGTGACCGCCCAGCTCCGCGACGAGTTCGGGCAGTGTGCGAACATCAAGAGCAAACAGACCCGTACCAACGTCCAGAGTGCCATATCCTCCATCCTCTCCCGCCTGAAATACTATAAGCGCCCGCCGGAGCACGGCATGGCGGTCTTCTGCGGCACGATCAATATCGGCGGCGACCGCACCGACCTCGACTGTGAGATCATCGAGCCGCCCGAGCCGCTCAACACCTACATGTACCGGTGCAGTTCTTCGTTCGAACTCGAACCGCTGCAGCAGATGCTCGGGGAGAAGGAGGTCTACGGCCTGATCGTCCTCGACCGGCGGGAGGCCTACATCGGCTTCCTGCGGGGCAACCGGATCGAGCCGGTCCACGGTGTCACCTCGACGGTTCCCGGCAAGCAGCGGAAAGGAGGTCAGTCGAGCGTCCGGTTCCAGCGGTTGCGGCTGATCGCCATCAACGAGTTCTACAAGAAGATCGGCGACCGGGCGAGCGATATCTTCCTTGCCGAGAAGGACTTCTTCGAGCGGTTCAAGGGCGTGCTGATCGGCGGCCCGACCCCGACCAAGGAGGAGTTCGAGGCGGGCGGGTTCCTCCACCACGAGTTGCAGAAACGGATCATCGGGCTCTTCGACGTCTCCTACACGAATGAGTCGGGGCTGGCCGAACTCGTCGAGAACGCGTCGGATGCCTTGAAAGGCCTCGACATCATCAAGGAGAAGAACGTGATGAACCGGTTCCTCCAGGAACTGGTGAAGGACGATGGAGCGTCCTCCTACGGCGAGGAGAGCGTCAGGAAGAACCTGGAGCTCGGCGCCGTCGACACCCTCCTCCTCTCCGACAAACTCCGGCGAGCCCGGCTGAAACTTGCCTGCCCGAACGATGACTACACCGAGGAGCAGACGGTCAGCCTCGAGCCGGGCAAACACATCAAAGACCTCGACTTCGGCACCTGCCCGAAAGACGGTGCATCGCTCTACGTGGCCGAGGAGAGCGATATCATCGACGAACTGACCGCGCTCGCCGACCAGAGCAGCACGACGGTCAAGATCATATCGGACGACTTCGAAGAAGGTTCGATGCTCTACAATGCATTCGGCGGGATCGCTGCAATCCTGCGCTACAGGACAGGATACTGATGATGTATCAGGAGAAGTACCACCAGATCGAGCGCATGCTCCGGGCATGCACCGGCGAGGAGGACGTCCTCCTCACGACAGGCGGGGATCACGCCGATCTCGCCTCCACGATAGCGTTTAAACTCGCGAAGATTGAGAAGCGGGCTCCCCAGAAGATCGCTGCCGATATCGCGGAGAAACTCTCGGGGAACCCTGACCTTGGGGACATCCGGGTCGAGGCGGCCGGACCCTACGTCAACTTCCGGTTCGGCCCGTCACTCCTCGGAGAAGCGGTCAGGGAGGCGGTCGAGCCCGGCTACGGGGCCCTCCAGCGCCGTTCCGGCAGGGTCGTGCTCGAACACACGAGCGCGAACCCGAACGGCCCCCTCCATGTTGGCCACATAAGAAACACCGTCATCGGCGACACCCTTGCCCGGGCGTTCCGCAAGGCCGGGCACCCGCTTGAGGTGCAGTATTATCTCAATGATATGGGCCGCCAGATCGCCATCGTCTCGTGGGGGTTCGACCACCTCGATATCCCCCGCAAAGACGGCGAGAAGGAGGATCACTACGTCGCCCGGGTCTACATCGCGGCGAACCGGGAGATCGAGAAGAACCCGGGCATAACCGAAGAGATCGACCGCCTCATGCAGAAGGTGGAGCGCGGCGATGCCGAGACCGTCGCGAAGTTCCGGAGAGCCGTCTCCCTCTGCGCGAAGGGGATCAAGGCGACCCTCGCCGCCCTGA from Methanoculleus chikugoensis encodes the following:
- the prf1 gene encoding peptide chain release factor aRF-1, with product MEETQEMDTARKRYEFKKMLEKLAEKEGSGTELITLYIPPDKQIYDVTAQLRDEFGQCANIKSKQTRTNVQSAISSILSRLKYYKRPPEHGMAVFCGTINIGGDRTDLDCEIIEPPEPLNTYMYRCSSSFELEPLQQMLGEKEVYGLIVLDRREAYIGFLRGNRIEPVHGVTSTVPGKQRKGGQSSVRFQRLRLIAINEFYKKIGDRASDIFLAEKDFFERFKGVLIGGPTPTKEEFEAGGFLHHELQKRIIGLFDVSYTNESGLAELVENASDALKGLDIIKEKNVMNRFLQELVKDDGASSYGEESVRKNLELGAVDTLLLSDKLRRARLKLACPNDDYTEEQTVSLEPGKHIKDLDFGTCPKDGASLYVAEESDIIDELTALADQSSTTVKIISDDFEEGSMLYNAFGGIAAILRYRTGY